TTGTCCAGATTCAGCTAGATATGAAGACTGTAAGGCACATATTAGTACATTCATGTTACTGTTAAAAAGCCAGAGTATAAAAAGCCCCCCTGCCCCCGACACACGAGGATACTGCGTGTGTAGCCCTGTTACCTTTGTTGAACACAGAAAGGCAACTCAGAGCCCAGTTAAAAATGAACACCTGGTTTAAACACTTCTCACGGCCGCCCAGCGCCAGCGGAGCACTGTCCCAGCCGCCGCACAAGGGCAGCGGCACTTCCCCCGACACTCCGGGATTGAGAGCAGTCCCTCACATGTGGCTCTCCTCCTCTTTGACACCATCCTCCGCGCTCTTCTGAGGCGAGGGGGCCACATCgttgtttgcttctttctgcttctctgcctcATCGATGTTggtctcctcctccttcccttcattCCTTGCCTTCTCCTCCGCCTTCTGCTCCTTTGCCACCAGGCGGTAGTTGATGCCCATCCCGATGAAGAGGTAGATCCCAGAGACGATGAGGATAACCCCACAGGCCCAGTATGTGTACTTGTAGTCGCCGTACATGTCGTTGAGCTTCCCTGAGGGACAGAGATGGGACAGCTTAGCAAGACAGCCCCAGAACCGCTCCAGGTTGTGGAGATGTTCCCAAGAGCAGCCCAAGCCCATCACCCTCAGCTTCAAGCCTTTAttcctccagcccctgctcccccacccTGCACCAGGGGCTCAGCCCTCACTTTCTCGGCCATCCCTCAAATGCTGGGGTGGCCTCGGAGCCAGTGCTCGCCCCCCTTGCCACTGCCCCAGTGCGGAGGGCTGCCCACAGCTCAGGGGGACCCCACCACCACTCAGCAAGGACAGGCAGGGctccccaggcacagcacaCCCTACCTAGCAGAGGGGGTCCCAGAAGCACAGGGCAGCACTCCACAATGGTCACCAGGCCGACAGCGCTGGAGAACCGCTGTGCTCCCACCAGGTCCATCAGGGTCTCAAACAGGACTGAGCTCAGCCAGCCGAAGGCAAAGCCAAAGAAGCCGGCATAAATACAGAAGCCAGCATAGGTAGTGGACATGGGGGCCAAGAGGTGGCACACCCCGTTGTAAATCACAGAGATGGCAAAGAAATACTGGACTCTGGGTCTGATCCACTTGGTGTTTGCCACCAGTCCCATGGAAGGTCTGGCCACCATGTCTACGAAGGCCAGGATGGAGAGCAGGAAGGCTGCAGACTCGTTAGCAATCTTCTTGCTCTTTGCATAATTGCTGAGGAAGACCAAGGGTGTGAACAGCCCAAAGAACATGATCACATTGCCTGACAAATAAAGCAGGAAGCCCCTGTGCGTGAACAGGGACAAGTCCAAGAACTTGTTGATTGTCTGGAAAAGTGTGCTCTTCTGTTCCTTGGTCTTCCCGCCGATGAGGTCTGTGCTGGTGTCACCATCGTCCTTTTTCACTGCCTTCCCAGcttcctgcagcacctcctTGGTGGCCTCTTTCTTCAGCTGATCCGGCTTGGGGCCTATGGGCCGCATCAGGGATCCAGCAACGCAGCAATTCAGCAAGAGACCGCCAAGGATGAGGAAGCTGCCGCGCCAGCCAAATATGCCAAAGAAGAGCTGGTTCACGGGTGCCAGGGTGGAGAGGAACACGGGGCTGCCTGCCATTGCCAGCCCGTTAGCCAGGGGACGCTTCTTGTAGAAGTACTTGCCGATCATGGTTAAAGCTGGGTTCAAGTTAAACGCGAGTCCAAGGCctgaaggagaggagagagacaaGGGGCTCAGAGCTCAACCACCCCCCACAAGCCAGCAGCGCTGGCAGAAGGGCTGGTGGGATGAGCAAGAGAGCAGGGTTTCACAGCTCATTTTGGCTGCATTAACCTCCCGAGAGGAAGGCGCCAGGGCAGCAGCCAAGCCGTGCGCAGGAATTCGGGAGCTGGAATGGGAGAACCACCCTGGCTCACGACAAACCTTGTCAACTGGAGGGGTGCAACAGATACTCTATTCTTGGTACCAAATACCAGTCCTGTGTTCAGTCACTAGTACAGCCTCCCCACGTTACGTCACTGCGGCCATCTCTTATTTGAATATGTAACAGGAACCAGGATTTATGCAAATTCATCACAGACTTTCGCTAATAATTACTGGGTTTAAGTTGCTCTTCTTGCTGCCTCAGGCAAGGCCTTACCTCTGTTGCAGCCCCATCAGGGCAGAGCCATCACTTACCCCCTACAACCCCAACGCAGAAGTAGAGCTCCTCCACTGTGTTGCAGAAAGAGGCTGCAATCAACCCGCACCCGGAGAGGCAGCCGCCAGCAATCATGATGGGCCGGCTGCCGTATTTATTCACCAGGATGCTGCTGATGGGACCTAGGGAGTTGAAGGAGATACGCCCAGAGATGTGTTATCTTTGCACAAGAGACAAGACAGATGCACGCAAGTATACAAGAGGTTTATGGTCACAGGCTTCCAGCTTTTACAGAGTGACTCTTCACCCAGCAAGGGAACTGGGGTAAGGGGAAAGGACAGGATGATCAGAGACAACTGAAGATAAGAGTGGCATTTGCTTAGAGCACACGCAGGACCCCAGCCGGAGGAGCGAGCCTCCAGCCAGCACCGACACACTGCGGCTTCTGCCCAGCGCCAGAGGTTGTTTATGGCTGCAGAAACCTGTGACTTCCCCAAGGAAGCTGCTGGGGCACCAGCCGCCCCCAGGGTTTGGGACAGGGTGAAGCCACCTGCCCCGCAGTGTTCTGCTCCGGGGGCCCTGCCCACGGCCACATGCCAGCCCACCATGGACTGGGGtctcagcagcaaagcaagcaTGCAGCGACTGCCCATCTCCAGCAAGAGCTTTCTGATGGAGACCGGACAAAGCTGCAAATAAACAAGTTTCTATGGGTGCAAGTGAAGCTCCCCGAGGGCtcagaggagaagcagcactgtgCCGTCCCAGGGGGGAAGGAGTGCTTCTGTTTTCACTGTTACCCCCTACGGTAGGAAGAGCCCAATTGCTCTGCACGCCTGCTCTTTAAGTGCTTCATTATCAGAAGCTTTAATCCAAAGCAAACAGCGATTAGATACTGCGAAGCATGCTCTACAGATactaaaatgtatatttaaataaactgaatGAACATCCATTGAATATTAACAGACCTAGTTTTGCCATTAACAGATAGCAAGGTTGTCAACATGTTATTCATGGTCCTCAGACGCTACTTGACCTTTTTGCCCAGTTTAAACAGAGCCCAGGGAAGGCTACAGAAGCCCTGCTGCCGCagcagctgcccccagccccgcagcatCCCGCTCGCCGCAGCGCGTGTGCTGCCTACATGCCAGCCAGAGCAGCCTGTGCCGGCGGCTCCC
The sequence above is a segment of the Phalacrocorax aristotelis chromosome 21, bGulAri2.1, whole genome shotgun sequence genome. Coding sequences within it:
- the SLC16A1 gene encoding monocarboxylate transporter 1 — protein: MPPAIGGPVGYTPPEGGWGWAVVIGAFISIGFSYAFPKSITVFFKEIEVIFNASSSKVSWISSIMLAVMYAGGPISSILVNKYGSRPIMIAGGCLSGCGLIAASFCNTVEELYFCVGVVGGLGLAFNLNPALTMIGKYFYKKRPLANGLAMAGSPVFLSTLAPVNQLFFGIFGWRGSFLILGGLLLNCCVAGSLMRPIGPKPDQLKKEATKEVLQEAGKAVKKDDGDTSTDLIGGKTKEQKSTLFQTINKFLDLSLFTHRGFLLYLSGNVIMFFGLFTPLVFLSNYAKSKKIANESAAFLLSILAFVDMVARPSMGLVANTKWIRPRVQYFFAISVIYNGVCHLLAPMSTTYAGFCIYAGFFGFAFGWLSSVLFETLMDLVGAQRFSSAVGLVTIVECCPVLLGPPLLGKLNDMYGDYKYTYWACGVILIVSGIYLFIGMGINYRLVAKEQKAEEKARNEGKEEETNIDEAEKQKEANNDVAPSPQKSAEDGVKEEESHM